The sequence below is a genomic window from Aquisphaera giovannonii.
CGCGTTGATGGCGAGCCCTTCGGCTTCGAAGAGGGGCAGGAAGCTGAGCGGCACGTCCTCGACCGCGACGGCGGCGATCCGGGGCTCGACGGCGGCGGCGAGCATGGCCACCAGCGCGGAGTCGCGGCGACCGCACAGGACCACCGGCCGCGCGGGAGCGTGGCCCGCGGTCGCCGGTCCCGCGACGGCGGCGAGGACGTCCGCCACGCGCATCGCGACGAGGCTTTCCCCCGCGAGGAAGGCGTTGTAGGCCAGGTTCTCCTCGACGCCCGAAAGCGGGTCGTCGTAGCGCTCGCCGCGGGATCGCAAGGGGACGCGGAGGGATCCCACGCCCCGCGGGTCGATCGACCTCACGGCGTATCCCGCCGCGGACAGCGCGTCGATGAAGCCTCGCTCGCGCCGCCATTCCGGCGCCTCGTTGCCGTTCACGAGGAGGATCAGCGGCCGCCCCTCACGCCCCCCCGCCGCCTCGTCGCGAAGGCGGAAATCGATCCCACCCGCGCCGGTGCGGAGGAGCGTCTTCAGGCCGACTTTCGGCCGCCTCGGTCGGCGTTGGAATTCCTCCCAGGCCATCGGCAGGAAGGGGCGCGACCCGAGGGCACCGTTCACCTGGCCGTCGGAGCACACGTGCAACTCCGCCGGCTCGCGGGGTGAGGCCGCGAATTCGGGCGTCCTCGCGTCCTTCGGTTCGCCCTTCAGCCAATGATCGAACCAGGCGTACGCGGCCTCGCGGAGCGGCCGGGACAGGCCGTGCGGCCCGGGCGCGATCGTCATCCCGATCCGATCCTCGGCGCCGGCGACCCCGTAGAGATGCCTCGCCTCCTCGAACGTGGCGCGCGTGCCCGCGATGGGGAAGAAATCCCGCTCCGCCGAGCAGAGGAGCGTCGGCCTCGGCGCGATCATGGCGAGCAGGCCGGCGTGGTCGATGCCCCGTCCGACGAAGCCGAACGGATCCTGCTCGGGGTCCGACGACGGATCCTCCTGGATGCGGTTCGCCATCCGCCGGGGCAGGCTCGTGATGTAGCAGCCGACGACGGGGACGCGGACCCGGTCGTCGACCGCGGCCAGGTATGCCGTCAGGTTGCCGCCCCCGGAATTGCCCACGCACCCGATCCGGGAGGCGTCGACATCCGGCAGCGACGCGAGGTGGTCGAGGGCCCGGATCGCGTCCCAGATCCGGTAGCGGGCGAAGCTCATCCCGAGCAGGTAGAGCGGATTGCCGAGCACGCAATGCTCGCCGCAGGAGAGGTCGTACCGCGAGCGCCCGCGCGACGCGTCCCAGAACTGGCTCCGCTCTCCCTGCCCCACGGGGTCGTAGGTCAGGACGACGTATCCCCGTTTGGCGAGGTTGATATGCAAGGTTTGATAAGTCCCGTGCGCCTTGCCGACCTCGGAATGACCACACGGGCTGAGTATGCCGGGATGAGCCGGCCCTCCCTGCGCGGGCCGGTACATGAGCGCGGAGACGTGGTAGCCCGGGAAGCTCTCGAAGAGGACCTTCTCGATGGCGTAACCGTCTCCCGCGATCCTCCCGGCGATCCTTGCGGTGGGAGGCCCCTGGGCGCTCGGGAGCCCGCCGATCATCTCCAGGAAGGACCCGCGGAGGGATGCTCTCAGCTCGTCGAGCTGCGACGCCGTCGAGACGGCCTCGAACCGCGCCCGGCGCCGCGCCTCCTGGGCCTCGGCGAGGGCGAGCAGCTGTCGATGGAGGTCGGGCGCCGGCGCGTCCCCCGGCCCCCCGAACGCGGGGCCGAGGGCGGCCGAGAGTCCGAGGCCCAGCACGGTCCGCCGCGAGATCGGGTGGTTCATCGCCAGCTCCTCGGTCGCCTCGCCACGGTTCAAGAGGCCAGCCATTCGTCGCGGTGGCTGGCGACGAACTCGTCGTCGGTCAGATTGGGGTAGTCCCGGCAGACTCGTTCGATCTCCTCCGCCTGGCCTGGGCTCAGGGTCTCGTCGGGGTCCAGGAGCCAGGGTCCTTCGAGGAGGCCCTGGCGGATGAGGACCTCGTGGATCCCGGCGATGCAGCCCGCGAATCCGTTGGCCGCGTCGAAGAGGGCGGCGTTGGCGTCGGTCGTCGCGACCGCCAGGCGAAGCAGGTTGGCGGGGACGCCGTCGCCGCGGGAGGCCGCGTCGTGGCAGGCTTCCAGCAGGTCGACGGCCCGCCGCGTCCAGGCGGCCCAGTGGCCGAGCAGCCCGCCCACGATCCGCCGCTCGACCGTCCGTCCGCCGACCCGGAAGCGGTACGGCGTGACGAGATCGAGGACGATGTTGTCGTCGTTGCCCGTGTACAGGGCGATGTCGTCGCGCCCGGATTCGCAGACGGCTCGCACCACGTCCACGGTCCGGTAGCGGTCGAACGGGGCGATCTTGATCGCGGCCACGGCCTCGATCTCGGCGAAGCCGCGCCAGAACCGATGCGACAGGTGCGGCCCGCCGACGGCCCGCTGGAGGTAGAAGCCGACCAGCGGGATGACCTCGGCCACGGCCCGGCAGTGGGCCAGCCTCGCCTCCTCGTCCGGGCCGACTCCGGCCAGGCTCAGCAGGCCGGCGTGATAGCCCAGGTCGCGGAGCATCTCCGCCTCCTGGACGGCCTGCCTCGTCGGCCCGCAGACCCCGCCGATCCGGACCATCGGCTCTCCACGCGCCGCGTCCGCCCGGCCGAGCTCCTCGGCGACGAGCGAGAGCACGGGCCGGAACAGCCCGTGCGTCGGGTCGCGGATCGCGAACTGCGTCGTGTGCACCCCCGCGGCGATCCCCCCCGCCCCGGCCGCCGCGTAGTACCGGCAGAGGGCCCGCTGGCGACGCTCGTCGAGCCGACGCGACGAGGTCAGCGCGAGCGGCATCGCCGGGATCACGACGCCCCGGCGTAGGCTCTCCGGGATCCTCGGAGGGTCGGCACCGGACATCGGATCAGTCCTCCAGGGGCAGGGGGATGGACGAGGCTCGTCCATCCGGAGATTCAACCACGGAAAGCACGGAAAACACGGAATAATACGAACGCATAGTAGTTTTCAAATTTGACAGTATATGCAACTGTTAAAATTTTTGTTATTCATAATTATTTGGATGGCATCTTGTATTGTATGTCCCTTTCCGTGCCTTCCGTGTTTTCCGTGGTTGAAACTCTTATGTCTTCCATCCTCCGTGCTCAGAACCGGCCGTCGCGGGCCTCGAAGTGCGTCGGCCTGTCCAGGGTCGGGCCTCCCTTCATGAGCCAGTCGGCGGTCAGGTCGATCAGGCGGTCGGCGTCGATACGGGGCGGGCCGAACAGGTGGATGGCCTTGCGGGCGTCGCTGAGCAGGGCGTCGGGTGCTTCGGCGCCGTGGAACCGGACGGGGCGGCCGAGGAGCTGGGCGAACCGTTCGGCGACTCGTCGGACGGAGAGGACCTCCGGCCCGGTGACGTTGAAGACCGTCGGCGGGCTGGCCAGGTGGCCGAACGCCCGGAGCGTCATCGCGTTCGCGTCCCCCTGCCAGATGGCGTTGAAGTGCCCCATCGCGAGGTCCACCGTCTCGCCCGCGAGGACCTTCCGGCCCAGGTCCACGAGGACGCCGTAACGCATCTCGACGGCGTAGTTCAGGCGGATGAGGGCCATGGGGATGCCCAGGGCGCGAGACTGGTGCTCCAGGATCCGCTCGCGGCCCAGGCAGCTCATGCCGTACTCGCCGACCGGCCGGGGCGGGTCGGACTCCTTCGACCCACGGCCGGTCACCGGCTCCAATCCGTAGACGTTGCCGGTGGAGAACGCGACGATGCGACTCCCCCGATACCGGGCCGCGACCAGGCCGGGCAGGTACGCGTTCATGGCCCACGTCCGGGCCTCCTGCCCCGTCGCCCCGAACTTCATCGCGAACATCGAGACGATATTGGGAGCGTCCGGCAGCCGCTCGAGCGTACCGGGGTCGAGCAGGTCGGACCTGATCGTTTCGATGCCGCGCTCGCGGAGCCACTCCTCGGACCCAGCCGAGGAGAACCGCGCAACCCCGATGACCCGCCGATCGGACCGCCCGGCCGCGTCGAACGCACGCCTCGCCATCCACGCCAACGTCGGCCCCATCTTGCCGGCCACGCCGAGGAAGATCAGGTCCCCGTCCAGCTTCGCGAACGCGTCGACGACGCCCGGCGTCGGCGTGCTGAGCAGGTCATCGAGCTGATCGACGTCGCGGATCGATTGCAGATCGCCGATCGAGGCTTCCACCGTCATGGATCTCACTCCCCTGCCCTTCAGCCCTTTTCCGGCCCGGAACCGGCCCAGATCCGGCGCGGGTCCTCCGCCACGCGCGGCCCGCGTCCCATCCGCAGCAGCTCCCGCTCCGCGCGAAGCCCCCATGACCGGACCTGGGCCGCGGCGGGCGCATTCGCCGCCGGGACGTCGAGGATGACGGCCTCTCCCGCGTACCTCGATCGGGCATCGGCCAGGAGCGCCGGCCCGGCCCGCTCATCTCCGAGGCACGGCCCGATCTGCCGGGCCGACCTGCCCGGTCGCGAGAGCAGGAAGCCGGCGACCCGGCCCGGCTCGCCGGCCACCCGCAGGGAGTCCGGATGCTCATCGGCCAGGCTGCGGATCAGGCGGCCGCGGTCGGTCCCCGTGACCTCGCGGTCCAGGGCGATCGCCGCATCGAGATCGAGCGGATCGGCCTTCCGCGCCATCGGCTCGCCGGACTGCTCGGCGGCCGGAGGCAGGACGCCTCGGTATCGGTCGAAGGTCGCCTCCGCGACGAAGCCGAGCGACTCATACAGCGGCCGTCCCAGCGGGGTCGCGTCCAGGCGGACTGAGCGCACACCGTTGGCGTTGAGCGACTCCAGCGCCCGGACCATCAGGGCCCGGCCAATCCCCCGGCCGCGGTATGCTTCATCGACGAGCATCATGGCGATCCAGGCCACCGGCCCGAACCGGCAGGTCGTCACCGTGCCGACCCCGACGCCATCCAGCTCGGCGACGAAGCCGCCGTCCGGCTGGAGCTCCATCTGTCGCCTCCAGTCGGCCTCGAGCTGGTTCCAACCGGCCTGCGCCACCAGGCGCCGGCCGAGGGCAAGATCCCCGATCGTCATGGGGCGGATATCGAGCAAGGAGCCCCCCGCGGTTCAGGTCGCGTCATCCCGCCCGCCATTCTCACAGGCCGGCGGCCGCCTGGCCAGGTATTTCGTTTCACCCGCCCGGTGGCTTTGGTTGTCGCATCAATTTTTTCCGATAACTAATCATAAAACTCAAATGGAGAATAGCTTGCGAGGAAATCCGCCGGGGTTCGCCGGGCAATTTTTGTCCGCTCCCGCGGTCATCCTGGCCTCGACCGAGCGTCTCGGGCGGGGGTCCTTCCCCGCCTCCTCCCTTCCCTGTTCCATCGCCGAATTGCCAAGGAGCCTCCTCGGGGCATAGCACCGGGCGCACGCCCCTCATGACGTAGGATCCGCGCATCGTCAGCCCCGGTTTCACGACGATGAACGAAACTGGCGTGACTTGATCCGCGCTCTCCCGAAGACCCGACGCTTACCGGACGATGCGGACGCCGGTCAAGGTCACCGAGATCAAGGCTCCGAGCGCCGCCGGTTGCCCCGGCGTGGGGCGACGGACGGGGTAGCCGAGCGCTCGATCGACCAGGACGAGAGGGCCCATCAAGCAGGCCGGCCCGAGCCGCGTCCCCCGGGACGTGAGGGCGAAGGACCGCAGCGCAGGGGCGTTCTGAGCCTCCGGGCCGGCCGGGCCGTTGGCTGTCCTGCCGGGCCCGCCGGCTCGGGACGATCGCGTGGGGACAAGGGCTGGGAGGGTTCGATATCGGTCACGTTGAGAGACCAACGCGGGATGGCTCAGGAACGGGACGGGCCCTCACCCGGCGACGAGCCGGGCCCGCGTCTGCCCGGCGTCCTCGACGGGTGTGACGCCGAATAGGCGCTTGAACTCGCGGCTGAACTGCGAGGCGCTCTCGTAGCCGACGGCCCGCGCGGCGGTGCTCGCGTTGTGGCCGTCGTGGGCCATCAGGAGCCTCGCCTGATCGAGGCGGACGCGCTTGATGTACTGGAGCGGGGAGCTCGCCGTCACGAGCTTGAAGTAGTGGTGGAAGGCCGCGACGCTCATCCTGGCCTTGCGGGCCAGGCCCTCGACGCTGTGCGGGCTCGCGTACTCGGCGTGGATGTGCTTCAGCACGCGGGCGATCCGCGCGAAGTGCTCGTCGCGGCTGGCGAGCGACCGCAGGGCGCCCCCCTGCTCGCCCAGGAGCACCCTGTAGACGATCTCGCGGACCGTCTGGGCGCCGAGCATCCGGCTGTCGAGCGGCGACCTCAAGCACTCCAGGAGCCGGATCACGGCGCCCGCCAGGTCCTCCGTCATCGGCGAGGAGGAGATGCCGCGAGGAGTCGGGCCGGCCGCCGGGATCAGGGGCTCGTCCATCTCCAGGATCATCTCGCCGAGCATCGTCGGCTCGACGCTGATGGCCAGGATGAGGAGCGGTTCCTCCGGGCTCGCCTCCGTCTCGCATTCCGCGGGGATGGGGACCGAGAGCACCAGGTAGTTGTACGGGTCGTATTGGTAGACCTCGCCGCCGAGGTAGGCGCGCTTCCGCCCCTGGCCGACTATCAGGATCTTCGGCTGATAGACGACCGGGCCGCGGGGCGCCGACTTCGACACCCGGCCCACCGTCACGCCCTCGACGGCCGTCCGATTCATGCCCTCGTCAACCGCCACCTCGTCGAGCAGGCTCGAGAGCCGCCGGCGCTGATCACCCTGGCTTCCCATCTCACCCTCCGATGTCCGATTCTGGGTCCCATCGATGATCAGTATATGGAACAGGGGGAAGGGAGGGGCTTTTCCCCCAGTCCCCGAGAGGATCAGGCAAACCTTCTGGAGGAACGTTCCTTTCCCCAAGCTCCTTGCCGGCCTTTAATACCCTCAGCCGGCGAGAGGAAGGGCTCGCGGCCCTCGCCAAACGTCCTCGCAACTTCGAGGAAGCCGCCTCGAGGATCCTCACGAGCCAGAACAGGAGGAGATCATGAGCACCATCACGCTTTCCGATCCGGCCCGGTTCGCGCAGGCCATCCGCGACGTAGCCCGGGATGCCCACCAGCTGAGGAACGCGACGTCGCCGGCGTCCGCCCGGGGGCTATCCCGGCGGATCGAGTCGCTGGCCTCGGCGCTCGGCGATCGCCGCGACGGGCCGCTCGGCACGTGGCTGGACAACCTCGGGCGAGAAGTCCGGGCCGACGCGATCCGGCGGGCCTCGGCAGGCTCGCGCGCGGCGGCCTGCCTGTGTGCCTAACGCGCGGCGTGCTCGCTGCTCCGAGAAAGCCCCCACGGACGATGAGGAAGGGCCGGCCGACCGGTTCACCGGCACGGTCCGCATCGTCCCGCTGCTCCGGCTGCACACCCCGGCCCGGCCGGCAGCGGCCGGCGTCACGTTCGAGCCGGGGGCCCTCACCGCCTGGCACACGCAATCGCTGGGGCAGACTCTCCTCATCACGGCGGGGTGCGGTCGGGTCCAGCGCGAGGGTGGGCCGGTCGAGGAGGTCCTCCCCGGCGACGTCGTCTGGCCCCCGCCGGGGGCCTCCCCCACCACGGCCATGACGCACATCGCCATCCAGGAAGCCCTCGACGGCAAGGTGGTGGGCTGGATGGAGCACGCGAGCGACGAGGAGTACCGCGGCTGAGCCGCGCCGGGCGGCCGGGGCGTCAGTTGTCGCGGTGGAGGACGTGGCAGCCGGTGCAATCCCTGGATACGGCGGAGAAGGCCGAGTCGGCCGCCCGTCGCGACGCATCTCCGGGCCTGTCCGCAAGCCCTTGAAGGGCCCGACTCAGGGAGTCGGCGTGGGCCCCGGCCGCTTCCAGCTCGCGGACGAACCCCTCGCCCCGGTGTCGGGCCTCGTCGAGCCGCGCGGCCTCGCGGAAGAGCTCGGCGAGCTGGAGGGCCTCGTGCGATGGATCGACGTCGGGGTGGCCGGCCGGTGCCCGGAATCCGGCCTTCTGCACGGCCTTGAGGCGGTCCCAGCGGCCGTCGACGCGGACCATCATGTCGACCAGCAGCGGGACCTTGGCCCGCTCCGGGAAGTCCGTCCCGGCCCGCTCCAGCTCCTCGGCGGTCGGTGCGGCGAAGCCTCGCGCCGCCTCGTAGAGCCCGCGGTATTCCGGCGCCGTGCCCGCCTTCTCGAGCCAGGAGAGGGCCTGCTCGCGGGTCCAGGCCTCGTTCGCCAGGCCGCAGACCGCGACGGCGGCGGGCCCGCGATGCTTGCCGTGGTGGCAATGCACGAACGCGGGGCCAGGCAGCGTGCGTGCGGCCTTGATGATGCGGACCGCCTGGTCGCGGGGCACCCCGTCGTAGCCGATGGGCAGGTGGACATATCGGATGCCGAACCTGCGGGCCGTCTCGACGTCTGGGATTGCCCCGTCGACGCTGATGACCGTCCTGACGCCCAGCGCCTTGAGTGCCGAGAACGCCTCCTCGCCACGCGGTTCGCCTCCGCTGTACAGGCCCGGGCCCAGGCGGAAGGCGTTCTCGATCCCCGGCAGCTCGAGCCGCTCGGGCGGTGCCCCCCCGGCGGAGGCGGCGAGCATCACGCCGACCAGCAATGAGCCGACGCAACGCCCCGCGCACGTGCTCCTCGTCGTCACTCTCCCCGCCTCCTGAAAAGACGGCCGATGACCTGCCAAGATGGGCCCCTGCGGCACGGGCGTGATCATCCCCCGGCCGCGGGCGGATCCTCGCCGCCGCGAACGATGATAGCGGATGACGAGATCGGGCGGAGCATGGCGGCGCGACTCTGTCGGGGCCGATCCTCAAGATCGGGGCGCAACATCTTCGTCCTCGCCTCCTCTCAGGACGGCGAGCTCCTGACCGGCACGTCATTCCGCCTGGAGGATCAGGCAAACCTTCCGGAGGATCGTTCCTTCACGGCTGCGGGCGGGCGGCCTCTAATGACACCGTAGGCCGGGGAGCGGAGGGCATTCCGTAGGGGCGTGCCTCGTGCCCCGACCGTCGCCCCGGGAGGAGGAGCATATGCAGGCGCGAAAGCTTGGGCAGGGAGGGCTGGAGGTCTCGGCGATCGGGCTCGGGTGCATGGGGCTGAGCTTCGGCTACGGGCCGCCCGTCGATGAACGTGAGGGGATCGCGCTCATCCGGGACGCCGTGGAGCGGGGCGTGACCTTCTTTGACACGGCCGAGGTCTACGGCCCGTTCACGAACGAGGAGCTGGTCGGCAAGGCGCTCGGCCCGGTCCGCGACAGGGTCGTGATCGCGACGAAGTTCGGCTTCGACACGAGCCGCGACCCGCGCGGGATGAAGGGCCGGCCGGGGCTGAACAGCCGGCCGGAGCACATCCGCGAGGTCGTCGATGCTTCGCTCGGGCGGCTCAACGTCGAGGTCATCGACCTGCTCTACCAGCACCGCGTCGACCCCGAGGTGCCTATCGAGGACGTGGCGGGCGCCGTGAGGGAGCTGATCCACGCGGGCAAGGTGCGTCATTTCGGCCTCTCCGAGGCCGGCGCCCGGACGATCCGGAAGGCCCACGCGGTCCAGCCGGTCGCCGCGCTCCAGAGCGAGTATTCGCTCTGGTGGAGGAAGCCGGAGGAGGAGATCCTGCCGACGCTCGAGGAGCTGGGCATCGGCTTCGTCCCCTTCAGCCCGCTGGGCAAGGGCTTCCTCACCGGCAAGATCGACGAGTCGACCGAACTCGCCGCCGGCGACTTCCGAAGCACCATCCCGCGCTTCGCGGCCGAGGCCCGGAAGGCGAACATGGCGATGGTCGATCTCCTGGCCAGGGTCGCGGCCGGCAAGGGGGCGACGCCCGCCCAGATCGCCCTGGCCTGGCTTCTCGCGCAGAAGCCCTGGATCGTCCCGATCCCGGGCACCACGAAGCCCCACCGCCTGGAGGAGAACCTCGGCGCCGCCGCCGTCGAGCTGACGCCCGAAGACCTCCGCGCGATCGACGAGGCCGCCTCGCAGATCGCCGTCCAGGGCGCCCGCTATCCCGAGCCGCTGGAGCAGATGACCGGACGCTGACCTGCGACAACCCCGGTGGCGATGCCCGAGGGCCGCCGGGCATTGGCTCTTCGCGACTCCGGTCCTTAGTGCATGATAAAGGGGGTTATCATGCATTAGAACCGGGACTGCCTAGAACAGATTGCGAGCAAGCAAGCTTGCTACAAAAAGAGCCGAAATAATTTGTAAGCACCTACTTGATAGGGGCAGGCACGGATATCAGTATGCAAGCAGGTTCCTAACCGATGTGAGGCAAGCCTGGCCTAGCAAGGTTTAAGGCCTGCCTCGTTTCCATCATGGTGCCTAGACATCTAAATGGAGAATCCCAATGGAGGACGAGCGTCCCGGAACCACGCACAAGACCATTCTGAACGTTGACAACCACACGCTCCGTGACCTCTGGATTAAAATCTCGGCGGACGAGGAACACACTGAAGGGCCACGGCAAGTCAACAACGGCCAGTCGATTTCGTGTGATTCAGACAAGGTCAGGTTCGGAAACGCTGCCAGCTACCACATCGATGTTTGGAGGAACGATAACGGGCATCAAGGTGGACACATAGGAGGATACGACACGGGAGTACGCTTCAACGGGGCAGGGTTCGACGACACTGATGAACTCGTTGTCGTCACAGTCGGTGGCAAGACGCATCTCCAGGCGTTGTCGCAAAGGAAGGCGGGAGAGGTGGTCGGCGAGATCATCCTGGCGTAGGTGCTCTCTGCATCCCGCCATCCAGGCAGCCTGAGTACATCGGACAGCAAGGAGTGAGCGAAGAAGCTCGGTACCTCCCGGAGCTGCCTCGACCGGTCGTCTCTTCCGCCTCGTCGGTCCCCTCAGTCATGGGCCTTCTTGGTTGGGTCGGTACCCAAGAACGCTCTACTGGTTTCGGGCGGTCCTGGCCATTCTCGTGAAGGAAGAGCGGGCGTGAGAGAGGCTCTTCGGGCGATGGCCGAAGCGTCGATGCGTCGGCCATGGTCCCGGCAACACGGATATCATGCATTAGACGGGACGGCCGAAAACCCGCCCAGCCCGGGGACAGATGGGTTCAAAGTCGGGGGGTTCTCGGGATGTTTCGGGCAGATTTCGCCCGCTATCTAAAGATGACTGCCAGATACCGTGCGTGCGTGAGTTGCTGGCATCCTTTTTCGGGATATTTCTGCGAATTCAATTGATTCTGAATGTCGTGACGGTTGAAATGGCCAATGTGAGCCTCCACGCAAACGAGCTGATTGGGCTAGCCGGTCGAATCGGCCACGGCACATCTAGGTTAGGTCCGGGATGTACCGGGGCTTTGTGTTAGTCCTGGAGAGTTATCATGGTAGCTCAGACTGTAGACGCCGTGCGAGAAGAGCCTGTGCGGAGCGACATTGACCGAGGCCGGCTGGAGGACTTCAATCGGGGCGTTCGTGCGAAGCTGACCATCGACAACCACTCGTTAACTGACCTCCACGTCCATTGGACTGGCGATGTTGACGAAGACGACAAGTGGGACTTCCTCCCTCATGGTCACAGTGCAACCCATGACTCACGAAGGGTCGACCCCGGCAACAAGGCGACGTATGAGCTCAGGGTGTATCGAAACGACAATGGCAAGCCGGGAGCCCAAATCGGCGATGCCTTCTACATCAAGGTCGGGGGAGGTCTTGCTGACCTTGCTACACTCGCTCGGTCCGGCGACTACCTTGGATATGTGCTGGCATCAGCATCCGCTAACATTCTCATCATTGGGCTTCTCGGCTAGCTGCAATTAAAGCTGCCCACCGAGGTCGTGGTTGTTGGATATGGGACTCCAGAAATGTTCAGAACCTCGACCTATTGCGGAATCCGCCGAGTTCCCACACCGACTCACGAACCGCGAAAAGAAGGAATGGCACGATGGAAGAGCTGGTCGGGGAAGCCTCTGGACCCGCCGAGCAAAAGAAGGTGATGCTAATCGAGGCGATGCAAGCCGCTTTGGAGAAGCTACCACCACCACCGCCCGGCACTGATGTCATGAGCCTCCGTCTCATCAAGGTCGAGATGGACCATGGCGGCTTCACGAACATGACGAGAACTCGCGTCACGTTAGAGGCTCAGCCGGGGTCACTGAGCGATGTCCACTGAGCCGAAGCCATCGGGGCTCGCGGCAACGT
It includes:
- a CDS encoding GNAT family N-acetyltransferase codes for the protein MTIGDLALGRRLVAQAGWNQLEADWRRQMELQPDGGFVAELDGVGVGTVTTCRFGPVAWIAMMLVDEAYRGRGIGRALMVRALESLNANGVRSVRLDATPLGRPLYESLGFVAEATFDRYRGVLPPAAEQSGEPMARKADPLDLDAAIALDREVTGTDRGRLIRSLADEHPDSLRVAGEPGRVAGFLLSRPGRSARQIGPCLGDERAGPALLADARSRYAGEAVILDVPAANAPAAAQVRSWGLRAERELLRMGRGPRVAEDPRRIWAGSGPEKG
- a CDS encoding alpha/beta hydrolase family protein translates to MNHPISRRTVLGLGLSAALGPAFGGPGDAPAPDLHRQLLALAEAQEARRRARFEAVSTASQLDELRASLRGSFLEMIGGLPSAQGPPTARIAGRIAGDGYAIEKVLFESFPGYHVSALMYRPAQGGPAHPGILSPCGHSEVGKAHGTYQTLHINLAKRGYVVLTYDPVGQGERSQFWDASRGRSRYDLSCGEHCVLGNPLYLLGMSFARYRIWDAIRALDHLASLPDVDASRIGCVGNSGGGNLTAYLAAVDDRVRVPVVGCYITSLPRRMANRIQEDPSSDPEQDPFGFVGRGIDHAGLLAMIAPRPTLLCSAERDFFPIAGTRATFEEARHLYGVAGAEDRIGMTIAPGPHGLSRPLREAAYAWFDHWLKGEPKDARTPEFAASPREPAELHVCSDGQVNGALGSRPFLPMAWEEFQRRPRRPKVGLKTLLRTGAGGIDFRLRDEAAGGREGRPLILLVNGNEAPEWRRERGFIDALSAAGYAVRSIDPRGVGSLRVPLRSRGERYDDPLSGVEENLAYNAFLAGESLVAMRVADVLAAVAGPATAGHAPARPVVLCGRRDSALVAMLAAAVEPRIAAVAVEDVPLSFLPLFEAEGLAINAASLLPGLLRDFGDIPEILAALAPRPVLAASCRGSLGRTLRGVQAVGDAFTTKPAVLLDWVVAAG
- a CDS encoding dual specificity protein phosphatase family protein, which produces MTTRSTCAGRCVGSLLVGVMLAASAGGAPPERLELPGIENAFRLGPGLYSGGEPRGEEAFSALKALGVRTVISVDGAIPDVETARRFGIRYVHLPIGYDGVPRDQAVRIIKAARTLPGPAFVHCHHGKHRGPAAVAVCGLANEAWTREQALSWLEKAGTAPEYRGLYEAARGFAAPTAEELERAGTDFPERAKVPLLVDMMVRVDGRWDRLKAVQKAGFRAPAGHPDVDPSHEALQLAELFREAARLDEARHRGEGFVRELEAAGAHADSLSRALQGLADRPGDASRRAADSAFSAVSRDCTGCHVLHRDN
- a CDS encoding NAD-dependent epimerase/dehydratase family protein, producing MTVEASIGDLQSIRDVDQLDDLLSTPTPGVVDAFAKLDGDLIFLGVAGKMGPTLAWMARRAFDAAGRSDRRVIGVARFSSAGSEEWLRERGIETIRSDLLDPGTLERLPDAPNIVSMFAMKFGATGQEARTWAMNAYLPGLVAARYRGSRIVAFSTGNVYGLEPVTGRGSKESDPPRPVGEYGMSCLGRERILEHQSRALGIPMALIRLNYAVEMRYGVLVDLGRKVLAGETVDLAMGHFNAIWQGDANAMTLRAFGHLASPPTVFNVTGPEVLSVRRVAERFAQLLGRPVRFHGAEAPDALLSDARKAIHLFGPPRIDADRLIDLTADWLMKGGPTLDRPTHFEARDGRF
- a CDS encoding dihydrodipicolinate synthase family protein, which gives rise to MSGADPPRIPESLRRGVVIPAMPLALTSSRRLDERRQRALCRYYAAAGAGGIAAGVHTTQFAIRDPTHGLFRPVLSLVAEELGRADAARGEPMVRIGGVCGPTRQAVQEAEMLRDLGYHAGLLSLAGVGPDEEARLAHCRAVAEVIPLVGFYLQRAVGGPHLSHRFWRGFAEIEAVAAIKIAPFDRYRTVDVVRAVCESGRDDIALYTGNDDNIVLDLVTPYRFRVGGRTVERRIVGGLLGHWAAWTRRAVDLLEACHDAASRGDGVPANLLRLAVATTDANAALFDAANGFAGCIAGIHEVLIRQGLLEGPWLLDPDETLSPGQAEEIERVCRDYPNLTDDEFVASHRDEWLAS
- a CDS encoding cupin domain-containing protein; the encoded protein is MPNARRARCSEKAPTDDEEGPADRFTGTVRIVPLLRLHTPARPAAAGVTFEPGALTAWHTQSLGQTLLITAGCGRVQREGGPVEEVLPGDVVWPPPGASPTTAMTHIAIQEALDGKVVGWMEHASDEEYRG
- a CDS encoding AraC family transcriptional regulator — its product is MGSQGDQRRRLSSLLDEVAVDEGMNRTAVEGVTVGRVSKSAPRGPVVYQPKILIVGQGRKRAYLGGEVYQYDPYNYLVLSVPIPAECETEASPEEPLLILAISVEPTMLGEMILEMDEPLIPAAGPTPRGISSSPMTEDLAGAVIRLLECLRSPLDSRMLGAQTVREIVYRVLLGEQGGALRSLASRDEHFARIARVLKHIHAEYASPHSVEGLARKARMSVAAFHHYFKLVTASSPLQYIKRVRLDQARLLMAHDGHNASTAARAVGYESASQFSREFKRLFGVTPVEDAGQTRARLVAG
- a CDS encoding aldo/keto reductase, whose amino-acid sequence is MQARKLGQGGLEVSAIGLGCMGLSFGYGPPVDEREGIALIRDAVERGVTFFDTAEVYGPFTNEELVGKALGPVRDRVVIATKFGFDTSRDPRGMKGRPGLNSRPEHIREVVDASLGRLNVEVIDLLYQHRVDPEVPIEDVAGAVRELIHAGKVRHFGLSEAGARTIRKAHAVQPVAALQSEYSLWWRKPEEEILPTLEELGIGFVPFSPLGKGFLTGKIDESTELAAGDFRSTIPRFAAEARKANMAMVDLLARVAAGKGATPAQIALAWLLAQKPWIVPIPGTTKPHRLEENLGAAAVELTPEDLRAIDEAASQIAVQGARYPEPLEQMTGR